The Rhodopirellula bahusiensis genome has a window encoding:
- the arsC gene encoding arsenate reductase (glutaredoxin) (This arsenate reductase requires both glutathione and glutaredoxin to convert arsenate to arsenite, after which the efflux transporter formed by ArsA and ArsB can extrude the arsenite from the cell, providing resistance.), with amino-acid sequence MTKIYHNPRCTKSRQALQLLEERGVEPEVIKYLDTPPTKKELAEIVKLLGIPAKDLVRKKEALFKELNLGEQTLTDQQWIATMVENPKLIERPIVIHNGKAAIGRPTEKITEILEA; translated from the coding sequence ATGACCAAGATCTATCACAACCCAAGATGCACGAAGTCACGTCAGGCTTTGCAACTGCTGGAGGAACGTGGTGTCGAACCAGAAGTCATCAAGTACTTGGACACGCCGCCGACGAAGAAAGAACTCGCCGAGATCGTGAAGTTACTGGGCATCCCCGCGAAAGACTTGGTCCGCAAGAAAGAAGCGTTGTTCAAAGAACTGAACTTGGGTGAGCAAACGCTGACCGACCAACAGTGGATCGCCACGATGGTGGAGAACCCCAAGTTGATCGAACGTCCGATCGTGATCCACAACGGAAAAGCCGCGATTGGCCGTCCAACGGAAAAGATCACTGAGATTCTCGAAGCCTGA
- a CDS encoding NAD(P)-dependent oxidoreductase, producing the protein MSKVFVAGGTGQTGHLLIQQLLKRGHHVVTVVRSISRLREMLGDFDEAACTVTEGNLLDLTDQQLIAQVDGCHAIASCLGHNLTMKGMYGQPRRLVTNAAERLCKAAQKSSAPKPVRFVLMSSSGVKNHRLNETHSIAERCAFALLRTLVPPHVDNERATEFLQTQIEEGDPDIEWSIIRPDSLHDADEVTEYDLEPSPVRSPLFNSGKSSRINVAHLMAELISDDETWNRWKGKTPVLYNRD; encoded by the coding sequence ATGTCGAAGGTTTTCGTGGCCGGAGGAACCGGTCAAACAGGTCATTTATTGATTCAGCAACTGCTCAAACGCGGGCACCACGTGGTGACTGTGGTTCGATCTATCTCGCGCCTTCGTGAAATGCTGGGCGATTTCGACGAAGCCGCCTGCACGGTCACCGAGGGAAATCTGCTCGATCTTACCGACCAGCAACTGATCGCTCAGGTCGACGGTTGCCATGCCATCGCATCGTGCTTGGGTCACAACCTGACAATGAAAGGCATGTACGGCCAACCGCGCCGGTTGGTCACGAATGCGGCCGAACGGTTGTGCAAGGCGGCTCAGAAATCCTCCGCCCCCAAGCCGGTTCGCTTCGTGCTGATGAGCTCGTCGGGAGTCAAAAATCATCGTTTGAACGAAACACATTCGATTGCAGAACGATGCGCGTTCGCATTGCTGCGAACGTTGGTTCCACCTCACGTCGACAACGAACGAGCGACTGAGTTTCTGCAAACTCAAATCGAAGAAGGTGACCCCGACATTGAATGGTCCATCATTCGTCCGGACTCGCTGCACGATGCGGACGAAGTCACCGAATACGACCTTGAACCTTCGCCGGTTCGCAGCCCGCTTTTCAACTCTGGAAAATCAAGCCGTATCAATGTCGCTCACCTAATGGCCGAGTTGATCTCCGACGACGAAACATGGAACCGCTGGAAAGGCAAAACACCGGTGCTCTACAACCGGGATTGA
- a CDS encoding ammonia-forming cytochrome c nitrite reductase subunit c552, translated as MSDQQPRSFGWLILLTALTAFATFGVVALLVNIFERKQEARAPFTKVVDVTEISTDPEPWGLNFPQQYEDYLKTVNDDYTDFGGNHALPPSKLEESPWLKRLFAGYAFSIDYREARGHAHMLADQEVTKRVTDVQQSGACLHCHASIAATYRRIGLEEQGKPADAKSLADGFQQEAVLAGFRSVSTKKYEEIHAEIEKTPDGFDAASGDPHVGGAHPVSCVDCHDPETMSIRVTRPGFILGIDKLAKSDAEVPHLPSIQSWRDSGKKGDYDPNTMATRQEMRSFVCGQCHVEYYCANKMTLTYPWSNGLKMENLEAEWDATTFPDGGEFYDYVHKTTGTKVYKAQHPEFELWSQGIHARAGVSCSDCHMPFEKVGATKVSSHWVRSPMMNINKACQTCHKVPEAEIKARVDVIQDRTRALIDRAANAMTEMLDAIIEVQEAGATEEQLKPIRDLQRKAMWRLDYIASENSKGFHASQESARILGESIDYSRQAIAKAYRIDVKPAASEDASPEDSESPTDE; from the coding sequence ATGTCCGATCAGCAACCACGCAGCTTCGGATGGCTGATTCTATTGACCGCACTGACCGCTTTCGCAACGTTCGGCGTTGTCGCGTTGCTGGTCAACATCTTTGAACGCAAGCAAGAGGCCAGGGCTCCGTTCACCAAGGTGGTCGACGTCACTGAAATCAGCACCGACCCAGAACCCTGGGGCCTGAACTTCCCGCAGCAATACGAGGACTACCTGAAAACGGTCAACGACGATTACACCGACTTCGGCGGCAACCACGCTCTGCCACCCAGCAAGCTGGAAGAATCGCCTTGGCTGAAACGATTGTTTGCTGGCTATGCCTTCAGCATCGATTATCGCGAAGCACGCGGTCACGCTCACATGTTGGCTGACCAAGAAGTCACCAAGCGAGTGACCGACGTTCAACAATCCGGTGCTTGCTTGCATTGCCACGCGTCCATCGCCGCCACGTACCGACGAATCGGATTGGAAGAACAAGGCAAACCGGCCGACGCGAAATCACTGGCCGATGGCTTTCAACAGGAGGCGGTCTTGGCCGGCTTCCGATCGGTCAGCACCAAGAAGTACGAAGAAATTCATGCGGAAATCGAAAAGACTCCCGATGGATTTGACGCCGCCAGCGGCGATCCCCATGTCGGTGGTGCCCATCCGGTTTCATGCGTGGATTGCCACGACCCCGAGACGATGTCGATTCGAGTCACTCGCCCCGGATTCATCTTGGGCATCGACAAACTTGCCAAGAGCGACGCTGAAGTTCCACACCTGCCCAGCATCCAGTCCTGGCGTGATAGCGGCAAGAAAGGCGACTACGACCCGAACACAATGGCGACTCGCCAGGAAATGCGATCGTTTGTCTGCGGCCAGTGCCATGTCGAGTACTACTGTGCGAACAAGATGACGTTGACTTACCCCTGGAGCAACGGGCTGAAGATGGAAAACCTCGAGGCCGAATGGGACGCTACCACGTTCCCCGATGGCGGAGAGTTCTACGACTACGTTCACAAAACCACCGGCACCAAAGTCTACAAAGCTCAACACCCTGAGTTCGAACTTTGGAGCCAAGGCATTCACGCTCGAGCCGGCGTCAGTTGCAGCGATTGCCACATGCCGTTCGAAAAGGTCGGTGCGACCAAGGTCAGCAGTCACTGGGTTCGCAGCCCGATGATGAACATCAACAAGGCCTGCCAAACCTGCCACAAGGTTCCCGAGGCCGAAATCAAAGCTCGCGTCGATGTGATCCAAGACCGAACGCGAGCCCTGATCGATCGCGCTGCCAACGCGATGACCGAAATGCTGGACGCGATCATCGAAGTCCAAGAAGCCGGTGCAACCGAAGAACAACTCAAACCGATTCGTGACTTGCAACGCAAAGCGATGTGGCGTCTGGACTACATTGCCAGCGAAAACAGCAAGGGATTCCATGCCAGCCAAGAGTCCGCACGAATTCTGGGCGAATCAATCGACTACAGCCGACAAGCGATCGCGAAGGCGTACCGGATTGATGTGAAACCAGCGGCTTCCGAAGACGCGAGTCCAGAAGACTCCGAATCGCCGACGGACGAATAG
- the nrfH gene encoding cytochrome c nitrite reductase small subunit, protein MRSATGDPSEPMPIKNSAKTRNSKATFAFCLVLGLLAGIGTFTFGYGKGASYLSNKPETCVNCHVMQSHFDSWQQSSHHHVAVCNDCHLPHDKIGKWVVKGDNGFFHSLAFTLGGYSDPIEIKPRNRRVTQSTCVDCHRDFVHALLPATSQGDMQNCVHCHADVGHAGHGKVDWMHPR, encoded by the coding sequence ATGCGATCTGCCACCGGCGATCCATCGGAACCGATGCCGATCAAGAACTCCGCGAAAACCCGGAATTCAAAAGCAACGTTTGCCTTTTGTTTGGTACTGGGACTGCTCGCCGGTATCGGCACGTTCACTTTCGGTTACGGCAAAGGTGCCAGCTACCTGAGCAACAAACCCGAGACGTGCGTCAATTGTCACGTGATGCAATCGCACTTTGATTCTTGGCAGCAGAGTTCTCACCACCATGTTGCCGTTTGCAACGATTGCCACCTGCCGCACGACAAAATCGGCAAGTGGGTCGTCAAAGGCGACAATGGATTCTTCCACTCCTTGGCATTCACCTTGGGTGGCTATTCCGATCCGATCGAAATCAAACCACGCAACCGCCGAGTCACTCAGAGCACTTGCGTGGACTGCCATCGTGATTTTGTGCATGCGTTGTTGCCGGCGACCTCGCAAGGTGACATGCAGAACTGCGTCCATTGCCATGCCGACGTTGGCCATGCGGGCCACGGCAAAGTGGACTGGATGCATCCGCGTTGA
- a CDS encoding rhodanese-like domain-containing protein yields the protein MVWLSKQFVRWLNWIAPFVRRSRVEDISTKELRGLLERDDESFVLVDVRSQSERDVSQIPGAISMDEFWSQRDELKNRTVIASCTVGGRSLLFAQRCLHNGIQARNYRPGILGWCEAGGELVDPQGQTTRRVHTHNKLLRAPDGYESVP from the coding sequence ATGGTTTGGCTGTCCAAACAATTTGTTCGCTGGCTCAATTGGATCGCTCCATTCGTCAGGCGAAGCCGAGTCGAAGATATCTCGACCAAGGAACTGCGAGGCTTGCTAGAACGGGATGACGAGTCATTCGTCCTGGTGGATGTCCGTTCACAATCCGAGCGAGATGTTTCTCAAATCCCCGGTGCCATTTCGATGGACGAATTTTGGTCGCAGCGGGACGAACTCAAAAACCGAACGGTGATTGCGTCCTGCACCGTCGGAGGTCGAAGCTTGCTTTTCGCTCAACGATGCCTCCACAACGGAATTCAAGCTCGCAACTATCGACCGGGGATACTGGGATGGTGCGAGGCCGGCGGCGAGCTCGTCGATCCGCAGGGGCAGACCACGCGACGAGTCCATACGCATAATAAGCTCCTCCGCGCACCGGATGGTTACGAGAGCGTGCCGTAG
- a CDS encoding MerR family transcriptional regulator, with product MFSIGEFSKVTGLTIKSLRFYHEQGVLTPSRVEAGSGYRYYSESQIDTARVIAQLRELDFSVADVREILSNHSDDADIVERLKSQRAVIKERMKKDRGIAGLLDQIIVHETEATKTMSQTNYAVEEKNVDPCLIASIRMKGAYSECGKGFAKIGRRLGRFINGKPMLLHHDTEYKEGDADFEACMPVKGGESNDEITVKELPGGRVLSLMHLGPYEEIGRSYEKIMKHAKAQSLNYDVPTREIYHKGPGMIFKGNPKKYLTEIVFLISDDVS from the coding sequence ATGTTCAGCATAGGCGAATTTTCCAAGGTGACCGGGCTGACGATCAAGTCACTCCGGTTTTATCACGAGCAAGGTGTTTTGACGCCAAGTCGTGTCGAAGCTGGGAGCGGGTACCGTTACTACTCGGAATCACAGATCGACACCGCGCGGGTGATTGCACAGCTTCGTGAGTTGGATTTCTCCGTGGCTGATGTTCGAGAGATATTGAGCAACCACAGTGACGACGCCGACATCGTCGAACGCTTGAAGTCCCAACGGGCTGTGATCAAAGAGCGGATGAAAAAAGATCGTGGCATTGCCGGGTTGCTCGATCAAATCATTGTCCATGAAACCGAGGCAACCAAAACGATGAGCCAGACCAACTATGCCGTCGAGGAAAAGAACGTCGACCCTTGTTTGATCGCAAGCATTCGCATGAAAGGAGCCTACAGCGAATGCGGCAAAGGATTCGCGAAAATTGGCCGGCGACTGGGGCGATTCATCAATGGCAAACCCATGTTGTTGCACCACGACACCGAATACAAAGAAGGGGACGCTGATTTCGAGGCGTGCATGCCGGTCAAAGGAGGCGAGTCGAACGACGAAATCACCGTCAAAGAATTGCCTGGCGGACGAGTCCTGTCGTTGATGCATTTAGGACCCTACGAGGAGATCGGTCGGTCCTACGAAAAGATCATGAAGCACGCGAAAGCACAGTCATTGAACTATGACGTGCCGACGCGGGAGATTTACCACAAAGGACCCGGCATGATTTTCAAAGGCAACCCGAAGAAGTACCTCACCGAAATCGTTTTTCTAATTTCGGATGACGTTTCCTGA
- a CDS encoding CoA-binding protein, producing MSDAISMFLSAPTYAVAGASARQHKYGNKVFRALIGSGRNAYPLNPITEEIEGHQAYPRIQDLPTVPEAVSIITPPEVTRKVVADAIEAGVKHLWMQPGAEHEEASQAAREAGLTVIDDGSCILVLLARE from the coding sequence ATGAGCGATGCCATTTCCATGTTCCTTTCCGCTCCGACCTACGCCGTCGCGGGGGCTTCTGCTCGCCAGCACAAGTATGGCAACAAGGTCTTCCGGGCCCTGATCGGATCTGGACGAAACGCGTACCCTCTCAATCCGATCACGGAAGAAATCGAGGGGCATCAGGCGTACCCGCGGATTCAGGATTTGCCGACGGTGCCCGAGGCGGTTTCGATCATCACCCCGCCCGAGGTGACTCGCAAAGTGGTCGCGGACGCGATCGAAGCGGGCGTGAAGCACCTGTGGATGCAACCCGGTGCGGAGCATGAGGAAGCCAGCCAGGCAGCACGGGAGGCGGGGCTAACCGTGATCGACGACGGCAGTTGCATCTTGGTGCTGCTCGCTCGCGAATGA
- a CDS encoding MBL fold metallo-hydrolase, producing MIFESIQTGGISQLSYLIGDDSTGTAAVIDPQPNVETYVRLSRQHGVAITHIFETHIHADFMSGSRELQSRVGNAKIFASGEGDASYGFDVQKIKDGDSFEFGSTKITARHTPGHTPEHLSYELADSDSPNEPWGVLSGDSLFVGSAGRPDLLWEEETEELTKQLFSTLRDYYLKLADDVIVYPCHGAGSACGASIGERPMTTIGQERKSNAFLQHEDFDEFAKFVTEGAPPVPQHYPILKKINAEGPDLIGHAPVVPGLPPKPFQEAIQTGQAQLVDTRQMLAFGGGHIEGAINLGDRPELSVWAGDMLDYDRPILLVVDDETQLDWVAWHFAVVGLHRFEGYLVGGMKAWDNAGLPLSTTPQLTVHDLNEHQSEFQILDVRASSEFESNRISGAKHHYVADMRDGVNGELDLNRDEPVAVYCGSGYRASIAASVLQRNGFQRVHNVPGSMSAWKNAGYSVEK from the coding sequence ATGATTTTTGAGAGCATTCAAACGGGAGGAATCTCGCAACTGTCCTACTTGATCGGCGATGACAGCACCGGAACCGCGGCGGTCATCGACCCACAACCCAACGTCGAGACTTACGTCCGTCTCAGCCGTCAACACGGCGTCGCAATCACGCACATCTTTGAGACCCACATCCACGCGGACTTCATGAGCGGTTCGCGCGAACTGCAGTCCAGAGTCGGCAACGCAAAGATTTTCGCGAGCGGCGAAGGCGATGCCAGCTACGGATTCGACGTTCAAAAAATCAAGGACGGAGATTCGTTTGAATTCGGATCCACAAAGATCACCGCCCGACACACGCCTGGTCACACCCCCGAACATTTGTCGTACGAGCTGGCTGATTCCGATTCGCCAAACGAACCATGGGGTGTGCTCAGTGGTGACTCGCTCTTCGTCGGATCCGCTGGCCGTCCGGATTTGCTGTGGGAAGAGGAAACCGAAGAACTCACCAAGCAACTGTTCTCAACGCTTCGTGATTATTACTTAAAACTCGCCGATGACGTCATCGTTTACCCATGTCATGGTGCCGGTTCGGCGTGTGGAGCCAGCATCGGTGAACGACCGATGACGACCATTGGCCAGGAACGGAAAAGCAATGCGTTCTTGCAGCACGAAGACTTCGACGAGTTCGCAAAGTTCGTCACCGAGGGTGCCCCGCCGGTGCCCCAGCACTATCCGATTCTGAAGAAGATCAATGCCGAGGGTCCCGATCTGATTGGTCACGCCCCCGTCGTTCCGGGCCTGCCTCCGAAGCCATTCCAAGAAGCCATTCAGACTGGCCAAGCACAACTCGTCGACACACGTCAAATGCTCGCGTTTGGTGGAGGCCACATCGAGGGTGCAATCAACTTGGGTGACCGACCTGAACTATCGGTCTGGGCCGGCGACATGCTCGACTACGATCGGCCAATCCTGCTCGTCGTGGATGACGAAACCCAATTGGACTGGGTCGCGTGGCATTTTGCGGTCGTCGGATTGCATCGCTTCGAAGGCTATCTCGTCGGTGGTATGAAAGCCTGGGACAATGCTGGACTGCCGTTGTCGACCACGCCACAACTCACCGTTCACGATCTGAACGAACACCAGAGTGAGTTTCAGATCCTCGACGTTCGTGCGTCTTCCGAGTTCGAATCCAATCGAATTTCAGGAGCGAAACACCACTACGTTGCTGACATGAGAGATGGCGTCAACGGCGAGTTGGACCTGAACCGAGACGAGCCCGTCGCGGTTTATTGCGGCAGTGGGTACAGAGCGAGCATCGCTGCGAGCGTGTTGCAACGAAACGGTTTCCAGCGAGTTCACAATGTGCCCGGCAGCATGAGTGCCTGGAAAAACGCGGGCTACTCTGTCGAGAAATAG
- a CDS encoding beta-lactamase hydrolase domain-containing protein: protein MSNRMKFNDQLTVGPQPSQDELKSLPDEGFRSVINFRTEGEDEQPMSPDAEGELVQSTGLKYLHVPVSMDGMDENKVDQFREQYESLPKPTFAHCKSGKRAGAMMMMHTAVEQGISGEQALEKAKEMGFECDKPELEQFVKQYVNNRTQAAAN, encoded by the coding sequence ATGTCAAACCGAATGAAATTCAACGATCAACTCACCGTCGGCCCACAACCAAGCCAGGACGAACTGAAGTCATTGCCTGACGAAGGTTTTCGCTCCGTCATCAACTTCCGGACCGAAGGAGAAGACGAGCAGCCAATGTCTCCGGATGCGGAAGGCGAACTCGTCCAATCCACCGGATTGAAGTACTTGCATGTCCCGGTCTCGATGGACGGAATGGATGAAAACAAGGTTGATCAGTTTCGAGAGCAATACGAGTCTCTGCCGAAACCGACCTTTGCTCACTGCAAAAGCGGCAAGCGGGCCGGAGCGATGATGATGATGCACACCGCGGTGGAACAAGGCATCTCGGGCGAACAAGCACTCGAGAAAGCCAAAGAGATGGGCTTCGAATGCGACAAACCCGAGCTGGAACAATTCGTGAAGCAATACGTCAACAACCGCACCCAAGCTGCCGCGAATTAA
- a CDS encoding universal stress protein: MRNVLLAVDGSRPSEEAAKFLARLPHFDPVELTLVSVVHRRFVHASYSTNELVEKAYEQDCLTTQASLQRIAGIFDGANVHVKTELIEGAVGESIVQKAKDIKADLVVVGATGHSQISRMLLGSTSDFVATHAPCSVLVVRSQMLPQKSAPLKVCLGYEGTGPCQAALEELMESPWRGQTELNVVLVANCLNEMYADSKCVQYYKDELSHAKEQLEEVSDHVTTHFLEDVHYGEGITRFVESHDINLVVLGETPRSQFSRFLLGSTSQYVLRHVPCSVWITRNRMIEGLKRSETTSAVQRQ, translated from the coding sequence ATGCGCAATGTTTTGCTAGCAGTTGATGGTTCGAGACCATCCGAGGAAGCTGCCAAGTTTCTCGCACGCTTACCCCATTTCGATCCCGTCGAGCTGACTTTGGTTTCGGTCGTGCATCGAAGATTTGTTCACGCAAGCTATTCGACCAACGAACTGGTCGAAAAAGCGTATGAGCAGGATTGCTTGACTACACAGGCCAGTCTTCAGCGTATCGCAGGCATATTTGATGGTGCGAACGTTCACGTGAAGACGGAACTGATTGAAGGAGCGGTCGGTGAATCCATTGTGCAAAAAGCCAAGGACATCAAAGCAGATTTGGTGGTGGTGGGTGCAACCGGGCATTCGCAGATCAGTCGAATGCTACTGGGCAGTACAAGCGATTTTGTTGCCACGCATGCTCCCTGCAGCGTCTTGGTGGTTCGGTCACAAATGTTGCCTCAGAAATCGGCTCCGCTGAAAGTGTGCTTGGGCTACGAGGGCACTGGTCCCTGCCAAGCTGCCCTGGAGGAACTGATGGAAAGTCCTTGGCGTGGGCAGACGGAATTGAATGTGGTTCTGGTGGCGAACTGCTTGAACGAAATGTACGCCGATTCGAAATGCGTGCAGTACTACAAGGACGAGCTGTCCCATGCGAAAGAGCAGCTGGAAGAAGTGTCCGATCACGTGACCACTCACTTCTTGGAAGATGTTCACTACGGTGAAGGCATCACCCGATTCGTCGAGTCGCACGACATCAATCTGGTCGTGCTTGGTGAAACACCTCGTTCGCAGTTCAGCAGGTTCTTGTTGGGAAGTACTTCGCAGTACGTGCTGCGTCATGTGCCATGCAGCGTCTGGATCACTCGCAATCGCATGATTGAAGGCCTGAAGCGTTCGGAAACAACGTCGGCGGTGCAACGGCAGTGA